In Fusobacterium nucleatum, the genomic stretch TCATCAATTTATGATGTAAGTCAGCCCCAATTTTCAATCCCATAAGTAAAGTTTCTGCCTCAGTTTCTGCCTCCCAACCATTAAGCTCAGCAAATTCTCCTTCAAGCTCTGCTGCTCTTATTCCATCTTCATCTGTAAAATCAGTTTTAGCATAAATGACATTTTTTTCTACCATAATATCCCATAACTTTTTATTCCCCATAAGAACAACATTTAAAACTTCTTCATCTTCATATTGGAAGTGATCTTGTTTTAAAACAGACATTCTTTTATTTTTATCAAATATAACTTCTCCCTCAGTTGCTTCTAACTCTCCTGAAAGAATTTTTACAAATGTTGATTTTCCTGCTCCATTAGCTCCTATAACTCCATAACAGTTTCCTGGAGTAAATTTTAAGTTTACATCTTCAAATAATTTTCTACCAGAAAATCTCATTCCAAGACTAGCTGTAGCTATCATTTTTTACCTCCATAATTTTTTCATTCGTTTTACATTATATCACAGGTATTCTTTTATTACTATTTTAATTATATTTATTTCTAAAAATAAAAAATATAAAAATTAATGTATATTAATTGGAAAAATAATTAAAATTAGGATATAATATAATAAATATAAAACTTTTAATTTGAAAAGAGGTTAAAATTATGAAAAAAATTTTAGTTATGGGAGGGAATCAATTCATAGGAAAAGAAATAGTAAAAAAATTTTTAGAAAAAGAATATCAAGTTTATGTCTTAAATAGAGGAACGAGAAAAAATATTGAAAAAGCAATTTTTTTAGAAGCAGATAGAAATAATTTTAATGAAATGGAAAATGTTTTAAAAAATATAGATGTAGACATTATTATTGATGTTTCAGCTTATACAGAAGAACAGGTTGATATATTACATAAAGTTATGAAAAATGGATTTAAACAATATATATTTATAAGTAGTGCTTCTGTGTACAATAATATAAAATCTATTCCTGTAAATGAGGAAAGCAAGACAGGAGAAAATTTACTTTGGGGAGAATATTCTAAAAATAAATATCTAGCAGAAAAGAAAACTATTGAAAATTCAAACTTATATAATTTTAAATACACTATATTTAGACCTTTCTATATATATGGAATAGGGAATAATTTAGATAGAGAAAATTATTTCTTTTCAAGAATAAAATATAATTTACCTATTTATATTCCTAGTAAAAATAATATAATTCAATTTGGTTATGTTGAAGATTTAGTATCAGCAATAGAAGGTTCAATAGAAAATTCAGACTTCTATAATCAAATTTTTAATATTTCTGGTGATGAATATTTAACTATGAGTGAATTTACAGAAATCTGTGGAAAAGTTATGGCTAAAAAAGCTGTAATAAAATATATAAATACAGAAGAAAAGAAAATAAAAGCAAGAGATTGGTTTCCATTTAGAGAAATTAATCTTTTTGGAGATATTTCAAAGTTAGAAAATACAGGTTTTAGAAATACATATTCTTTGATACAAGGCTTAGAAAAAACATATAAATACAATGATGAAAATGATTTAATTACTGAACCTATTTTAAATAAGTTAGAAATTGAAAATTAAAGAATTACAAATATTACATTTTTTAAAAAATTGATGTATAATATAAAAGCATAAAAAATAAACAGGAGATGATTAATTTGAATTTAGTATTATTTGGAGCACCAGGAGCAGGAAAAGGAACACAAGCAAAATTTATAGTTGATAAATATGGGATTCCTCAAATTTCAACAGGGGATATACTAAGAGTAGCAGTAGCTAATAAAACAAAATTAGGATTAGAAGCTAAAAAATTTATGGATGCTGGACAATTAGTTCCTGATGAAGTTGTTAATGGTTTAGTTGCTGAAAGATTGGCAGAAAAAGATTGTGAAAAAGGTTTCATAATGGATGGTTTCCCAAGAACTGTTGTTCAAGCAAAAGCCTTAGATGAAATATTAACAAAATTAGGAAAACAAATAGAAAAAGTTATAGCTTTAAATGTACCAGATAAAGATATAATAGAAAGAATTACAGGAAGAAGAACATCAAAAGTAACTGGAAAAATTTATCATATTAAATTTAACCCACCAGTTGATGAAAAAGAAGAAGATTTAGTTCAAAGAGCAGATGACACAGAAGAAGTTGTTGTAAAAAGATTAGAAACTTATCATAATCAAACTGCACCAGTTTTAGATTACTATAAGGCACAAAATAAAGTGACAGAAATTGACGGAACTAAAAAATTAGAAGATATTACACAAGATATATTTAAAATTTTAGGATAGAGGAAATAAATGAGATTAATTAAAACATTAGATGAAATTAAAGGAATAAAAAAAGCAAATCAAATAATTGCAAAAATATATGCTGATATTATTCCACCATATTTAAAAGCAGGTATCACAACAAGAGAAATTGACAAAATAATTGATGACTACATTAGAAGTTGTGGAGCAAGACCTGCTTGTATTGGAGTTGAAGGATTCTATTCTCCTTTTCCTGCTGCAACTTGTATTTCAGTAAATGAAGAAGTTGTACATGGAATCCCAGGAGATAGAGTTATAAAAGATGGAGATATAGTAAGCCTTGATATAGTAACAGAACTAGATGGGTACTATGGAGATTCTGCAAAGACTTTTGCCATTGGTGAAATAGATAAAGAAAGTAGAAAACTTTTAGAAGTTACAGAAAAATCAAGAGAAATAGGAATTGAAGCAGCTGTTGTTGGAAATAGATTGGGAGACTTAGGACATGCTATTCAAGCTTATGTTGAAAAAAATGGTTTTTCTGTTGTAAGAGATTTTGCAGGACATGGTGTTGGTTTAGACTTACATGAAGAACCTATGATACCAAACTATGGTAGAAGAGGTAGAGGTTTAAAAATAGAAAATGGAATGGTTTTAGCAATAGAACCTATGGTAAATGTTGGTACATACAAAGTTGCAATTATGCCTGATGGTTGGACTGTTGTAACAAGAGATGGTAAAAGGTCTGCACACTTTGAACATAGTATAGCTATTATTGATGGTAAAGCTGTTATTTTAAGTGAATTAGACTAAATAAAATATAAGTTATTTTTGGAGGGATTAAATGAAAAAAATTATTATTTTTTTATTGTTAGTTTTATCAATTTGTGTATTTGGGAAAACAGAAGCCCAATATAAACCATATTTGAATTTAAAATCTGAAGCAAATAGAAATCCTAATGTCAACAGTTTAGTTTTTTCTGGACAAATGGAAGAAAATGGAAAAGTTGTTTCTATATATAAAAAAAATGGAAATCTTATTTATGTTTATGGAATTGAAGGAGAAAAGCCAGAAATAACAATAGTTGGAGTATCAGGAAAAAATCTATTTAGCAATTATGGAAAATGGGCAATAGGTGAAAATTATGATAAAATTAAAGCTAATTTTTTAGTATTTAAAAATTCAAATTATACTTATGTTCTTTCTTTCTACGATACCAAAGGGAAAATAGCAAACCGTTATATCTTAGAAGTTTATAAAAGAGGAGAATGTTGCCCAGTATTTAGTAAAGACTTGGATAATTTTACTATTTATGATGAAATTTTTACTGGCACAGCTAATAAAGATATTTTAAATAAGATACCTGAAGATTCAGATGAAAGTTATGTTCCTCAAATTTAGGTAAAATTATGATAGAGATAAGACAATTATTAAATAATAAAAAAGATGAAGCTTTATTATTTGCAAAAAAAGTTTATATTGAATGTAAAGATGAAAGTTATAGTGAACAGGGAATAGAAACTTTTTGTAACTTTGTTAATAATAAAGAAATAACAAAATCATTTAAGGTATATGGTGCTTTTGAAGACAATGTTTTAAAGGGAATTATAGCAACAGATAGTCAAAAAAGACATATAAGCTTATTTTTTGTAGATAAATCTTCACAAGGTAAAGGTATTGGAAAAGAATTAATAAATATTGTTGTAAATAATAATGAAAACTCATATATAACAGTTAATTCTTCAAGATATGGAGTTCCTATTTATGAAAAATTAGGCTTTGTTAAAATGGTAGAAGAAAAAGAACAAGATGGTCTTAAATTTACTCCTATGAAATTAATATTAAAATTTAATAATATTTAAAAAAGTTCTGATTTAATTAGAACTTTTTTTTTAAAAAAAACAAAAAAGTTGTGCTATAATTTAGTTAAAAATTAAATTTGGAGAAAATTATGAATGCAGAAATTGATATCAGTAATGTAAAATTAGAAACAGAAAGATTAATTCTTCGTGCTTGGGAAATTACTGATTTAGATAATTTTTTTGAATATGCTTCTGTAAGTGGTGTAGGTGAAAAAGCAGGTTGGGAACATCACAAAAATAAAGATGAAAGTTTAGAAATACTTAAAATGTTTATAGATGAGAAAAAAGTTTTTACTATTGTTCTAAAGGAAAATCAAAAAGTTATTGGTTCTATTGGTATAGAAGAATGTAGACAAGATTTGGATACGAATTTGGAAAATTTACTTGGGAGGGAATTAGGTTATGTGTTAAGTAAAGACTATTGGAACAAGGGAATAATGACAGAAGCTGTTTCAAAAGTTATTGAATATTGTTTTAAAATATTAAAATTAAATTACCTAATAGCAACATGTTTTAATTATAATATTGCTTCAAAAAGAGTTTTAGAAAAATTAAATTTTAAATTCTATAAAGATATTATTATAAAAACAAAATACAACACAGTGGAAAAATCAACTTTAATGATTTTAAAAAATAATTAATTGATAGGAGTTAAAATGAGGGGGAATAATCAAAAGAATTCAAATATAATGATAAAAACTTGTATATTTATGTCATTAATAATTTTTTTATTATGTTCCATAGTTATACTTTGTATTGCTTTTTCTAGTGATGATATTTATGAAATTGAAAATAATGGTGAAAGATATGGGAAAAGTGAATTTTATAAGTATAAAGATAAAATCTATGTTTTAGTTATTGGTAGTGGAATGTTGAAAATTGAAGGAGTAGATATTCCTACTTTTAAAGTCTTTGATAAAGATAAAGAAGATGAGAGAGAGAATGTTGGCTTTGATAAAAATAGAATTTATTTTGGAAATATTGCAGTTTCAGATTTAGATACTGATAAGCTGTATTATGTAGGAAATAATTATTATAGTGATGGTACTAATAGTTATTTTTGTTCAACATCTCCAAAATTCAATGAAGAATTGTCAGCAGGAAGTGCAATTATACAAAATATATCTCACTTTTTCTTTAAAATAAGAAAGCCTCAAAACTATATTTATCCATATAAAAAATTAGAAACTAATAAAAGATTAAAAAAAATTGAAGAACTAAGAAATTTTGCAACTAATGGAGAAGAAGTATATTATGCAGGTGAGAAGTTAGCCAATGCAGATATCAATACAATAAAAAAAATAGAAGAGGGATTATTTTATTTTGTTGATAAAGAAAATGTTTATTATAAATCTAAACTTTTATCATTTAAAAATAATGGAAAATTAAAAGTATTTCACGAGAAGAATGGCAATGTCTACTATCTTTATGATGAAGAAAGTGGGAATGTTTATGCAGATGACTGTCTTTTTAATATAGCAAACGCTCCTTATAAAGTTATTGGGCTTGATGGAACACATAATTTTAGTTTACTTTTTATAAGTAAAGATGGGGTTTATTTTTATGAGCCTTTTAGAAAGAAACAAGAAAGAATAGGAGATAACATTTTTAAAGGTGAAATTAAAGAAATATATCCTGATATATTTTCTGATGATGAAAATGTTTACTATTTAGATGTTTATGAAGACTGGGCAAAAAAGAGAGTAAATAATTATTTTTCATTGAGGAAAAAACTTTTAAATGGACAACTAATATCAAGAAACACTAGAATACGCTATCTTGATAAAAAAACTACTTGGGAAAATGATTGGAAAAAAGTAGCAGATATTGGTTCTGATACAAATGGATGTATATGGAAAAAAGGAAATAAATATTACTATTTTGATAATTCTGGTTTTAGTCAATCAATACATAAACCTATCTATGAAATTACTGATAAAGAAGTTCTTGATTATCTATTGAATTTTTCAAAATTAAAAGATAGGGATATTATAAACTTACCGTCTAAAATAAATGATTTTATAGCTGAAGGAAAATTGATAGCTTTAAATGGTGAAGTAAAAATGACGGCTACTATACATTTTATTGAAGATCCTTATGCCTATGATATTCCAAAAATTATTTTTATTTCTATTGCTTTTTTAATTGGATCATATGGAAAATATAGAAAATCTAAATTTTCTAAGAAATAAAAATTAATATAAAAATTTTAGGAGAATATATAATGAAGTCAAATAATTTAGATGATATTATTAAAAAGAGAAAAACTTCAAATACATCATTTTATTTTAAAATAGCTATAGTCATCTTTGGATTCCTTGTGCTATTTAGTATACCTATTTCTCTTTTTTATATGGGAAAAGTTGATGGTAAATCTTATGAAATTAAGAACAATGGAGAACAGTATGGAACAAGTAATTTTTTTAAATATCAAGAAAAAATTTATGTTTTTACCTTAAATGATGGAATGCAAGCACTTGAAAATGTTGATATAGAAACATTTAAAACTTTAAATTCAGGAGATTATTATACAAAAAATATTGGTTTAGATAAAAATAATGTTTATTTTGGAAATGTAATTATTTCTGATTTAGTTCCTAATAAACTTAAAGTTATAGGAAATGGCTATTATACTGATGGAATAAACTCTTATTTCTTTTCTCCTTTTTCTGAACTTGACAAGGAATCTTCAAATTATATCTATCCTTATAAGAAAATAGAAAATGCTAAAAATTTGAAAGCATATGAAAACCTTGAATTATTTGCAGTTGATGGAGATAATGTCTATTATAAGGGAGAAATTTTAAAAAATACAGATTTAAACACATTAAAAATTATAGATAAAAATAATGAATATTTTGCTGATAAGGAAAATGTTTATTATCGGTCAAAACTTTTACCAATTAAAAATAGTGGAAAGTTAAAAATTGTTTCAAGTGAACAGGGGGATACATTTCTTTATGATGAGGCAAGTGGCTATGTCTTTATAGGAGATTATACTTTTGATAAAGAAAAAGCACCTTATAAAGTCATTGGAAATAATGGAACTAATCTTTATAATTTAATATTTATTGGTAAAGATGGAATATATTATTATGATAGTGAAAAGAAAAAACAATTAAAAGCTGGAGATAATATTTTTATTGGTAATATAGAAGAAATTGCCCCTAATATTTTTACTGATGATGAGAATATTTATTATTTTTCTGCCCATAGTGTAAGGTCTGGTAGTAGAAAAAATCTTGGAGAATTACTATCAAGAAATACAGATATTTATTATTTAGATAAAAAAGATGGTTGGGGAAAAGTAAAAGATATTAGAGAAGGCAGTATTGGTAGTATCTGGAAAAAAGGAAATAAATACTATTATTTTAACAACTTAGGGATTTTCCATTTTACAGATAATACTATCTATGAAATTTCTGATAAAGAAACACTTGATTATTTATTAGCAAAAGTTGATGATGAAACAGATGATATTAAAAGTGAGGGCTTAACAGCAATCAATACAGATTATATTAGAGAACTTATAAAAAATGAAAAATTAATAGCAGTTTCTGGTGAAAAGAAAATGACTATAACTATAAAATATAAAACTGATATAGTTGATATAATTTTTAAATATTCTATAAGAATTTTTATTGTTGTTTGTTTTATCTTTACTATTTTTAAAAATTTTAGAAAATCTAGGAGAATAAGTAATGAGAGTAAATGATTTTGATGAGAATTTAAAATTTAAAAAGAAAAGAACTTCAAATTTTTCATTTATAATAAAAATAGTTCTTATTATATTTGCAATATTTGCTATTTTATCATCTGTTCTTTTTCTTTCAAAAATGGGAAGTTCAGATTCTTATGAAATGGAAGAAAAAGGTGAAAGATATGGAAACAGCGAATTTATAAAATATCAAGGGAAAATTTCTGTTCCAGTTCCTAGTGGGGGAAGATATTTTTTAAATGGTGTTGATATAAATTCGTTTAGAGTATTAAATTTAGGAGATAGAGATACTAGAATTATTGGTTTAGATAAAAATCATGTTTATTTTGGAAATATTGCAATTTCAGATTTAGATCCAAATAAACTTGAAGTTATAGGAAATGGATATTATACTGATGGAACAACTACTTATTTTTGTTCACCACTTTCTGAAAGAAATGAAAACTTATCCACTCCAATGGAAATATTACAGTCTTTAATATATTCTTTTTCAAGGACTAAAAAGCCACAAACTTATATCTATCCATATAAAAAAGTAGAAACTAATAAAAATTTAAGAGCAGTTCAAAATTTTTCTTTTTTTGCAACTGATGGAGAAAAAGTTTATTATAAGGGAGAAATATTAGAAAATGCAGATTTGAATACTTTAAAAAGTGTTGATGGATATAATGAATACTTTGCTGATAAAGAAAATATTTATTATAAATCAAAACTTTTACCAATTAAAAATAGTGGAAAGTTAAAGGTTGTTTCAACTGAGCAAGGAGACAGATTTCTTTATGATGAAGCAAATGGCTATGTTTTTATAGAAGATTATTCTTTTGATAGAGAAAAAGCTCCTTATAAAGTTATAGGAAATAATGGAAGTCATCTATATAATTTGGCTTTTGTTAATAATGAAGGTATCTATTATTATGATAATCAAGAAAAAGAACAATTAAAAGCAGGAGATAATATTTTTATCGGAAATGTAGAGGAAATTAGTCCTAATATTTTTACTGATGATAAGAATATTTATTATTTTCATGCTTATAATGTATGGAAAAGATATAAAAATGCAGGAGACGTTTTATTTTCACAAAATACAGAGATATGTTATTTAGATAAAAAAGATGGCTGGGAAAAAGTAAAAGATATTAGAGGTGGAATTATTGGAGCTATATGGAAAAAAGGGAATAGATATTATTACTTTGATAATTTAGGGATGTCTCAATTAATAAACAATACTATTTATGAAATAAGAGACAAGGAAACATTGGAATATTTATTGCTAAATGCAGATGAAATTGGTAGTTCACATAGTATTGCTAAATTTATTGAAAATGGAAAATTGATAGCAATTAATGGAGAGAAAAAAGTAGAAATAGTAGTAAAATATAAAAGTGCTGTAATTACTATGGCAAAATATTCTAAAATATTTTTAGCTATAATTGTTGTTGCTTCAATTATTATAAAATTATTAAAGAGGTTAAGAAATGAAAATAAATGGTGAAGATTTATCAATTTTAAAAGAAAAAAATTCTAGAAAAACTTTATTAAAAATTGTAATAACTTTTCTTCTTATAATTATAATATTTACTTTATATGAATTTTTCTTTATTTTTAAAATAAAATCAAATTATGATTTTAATCAGGAAATTTTAAATAATGGTCAAAAATATGAAAAAAGTGTCTATATAAAATATAAGGATAAAATCTATGCTTGTGTATATGGAGAATCATATCAATTAGATGATGTTGATATAGAAAGTTTTAAAGTGCTTGACTCAATGGATTATTCTGATAGTCATGTGGCAGTGGATAAAAAATCTGTGTATTTTGGAAATATTTCTATCCCAGATTTAAATTCAAATACACTTAATGTTATAGGGAATAATTATTATAGTGATGGCATAAACTCCTATTTTTGTTCACAATTCTTTAAAAAAAATGAAAATTTAGCAAATAAATCAAAAATCAGGCAGTATATAGAATATTATTTCTTTGAAGGAGAAAAGCCACAGGAATATAGTTATCCTTTTAAAAAAGTAGAAACAAATAAAAGCCTAAAAGCAGTTAAAAATTTATCTTATTTTGCAACAGATGGAGAAAAAGTTTATTATCAGGGAGAAGTTTTAGAAAATGCAGATTTGAATACTTTAAGAGCTGTTGACAGATATAAAGAATACTTTGCTGATAAAGAGAATGTTTATTATAAGTCAAAACTTTTAGCTCTTTCTAGTAATGAGAAATTAAAAGTAGTTAGAGCTGACCAAGAAGGAGAAGATTATCTTTTTGATGGATTAAATGGAAATGTTTACCTTGAAGAATATGCTTTTGATAAAAAATATTTGCCTTATCAAGTTTTAGGAGAAAAAAGTAATCATATAAGAGATTTATTGTTTATAAATAAAGATGGAATATTTTTCTATAATCCTGAAACAAAAGAGCAGGAAAGAGCAGGGGAGAATATTTTTATAGGAGAAATTGAAGAGATAAATCCTAATGTTATTTCTGATGATAAAAATATTTATTATCTTCATTCTTATAATGTATATAGGAAGAAAAGAACTAAACATGGCTATATAGATATTTTAGTTTCAAAAAATATAGGAATTTTTTATTTAGACAAGAAGAAAAATTGGGAAAAGATAAAAGATATAGCCTCTGGAACAACAGGTCAAGTTTGGAAAAAAGGAAGTAGATACTATTATTTTGATAATTTAGGAGTTCATCAATTAATAGATGATGTTATCTATGAAATAAAGGATAATAGAACTCTTGAAAAATTATTAGATACAAAATATATAAGTACAGATGAGATAAGGGAATTTGTTAGAAATAAAAAAATGGTAGTTGTCAAAGGAGAAGAAGTAACAACAGCTAGTATAAAATACAAAGAAAGTCATAAAGCAGAGATATTTTTAATAGTCTTTTTTGCAACTATTATTGTAATTACAGCTCTTATACTATATTTAAAATGTAGAAATATGAAATTAGAAATGAAAAAATCGAACCTTTAATCAAAAGTTATAATGATAAGAAAGAATAAAAATAAAGTTAAAAATTTTTTTAATATTTTTTAAAATTAATATAGATTTTTTTTATTTGTTATGATATAATAATATGAATTTCTGTTCGATGGGAGGAAAAATGTCAAAGAAAGATGTTATCGAATTGGAAGGTACTATAGTAGAGGCATTACCTAATGCTATGTTTAAAGTAGAATTAGAAAATGGACATACTATACTTGGCCACATCTCTGGGAAAATGAGAATGAATTACATTAAAATCTTACCAGGTGATGGAGTAACTGTACAGATCTCTCCTTATGACTTGTCAAGGGGTAGAATAGTTTACAGAAAGAAAAACTAGATTTTGAAAGGAGGTAAAAAATGAAAGTAAGAGTATCAATAAAACCTATTTGTGACAAGTGTAAGATTATTAAAAGACATGGAAAAATAAGAGTAATCTGTGAAAATCCTAAACATAAACAAGTTCAAGGATAATTTTTTATTTTGTAGTAAGAGAAAAAGTACAGCATGATTTTAATATGATTAAGATAATGAAGTACTGTAAAGACATGGTGAGTCGTAGGACCATCTCCATAATTGCAGAATGGAACATGTCGATGAAAGTATTAGCCACTAAGAAGAATGTGGTGTAATATATGAAATAACCTTTAAAATTTAATTTTAAAAGAGGAGG encodes the following:
- a CDS encoding DKNYY domain-containing protein yields the protein MKSNNLDDIIKKRKTSNTSFYFKIAIVIFGFLVLFSIPISLFYMGKVDGKSYEIKNNGEQYGTSNFFKYQEKIYVFTLNDGMQALENVDIETFKTLNSGDYYTKNIGLDKNNVYFGNVIISDLVPNKLKVIGNGYYTDGINSYFFSPFSELDKESSNYIYPYKKIENAKNLKAYENLELFAVDGDNVYYKGEILKNTDLNTLKIIDKNNEYFADKENVYYRSKLLPIKNSGKLKIVSSEQGDTFLYDEASGYVFIGDYTFDKEKAPYKVIGNNGTNLYNLIFIGKDGIYYYDSEKKKQLKAGDNIFIGNIEEIAPNIFTDDENIYYFSAHSVRSGSRKNLGELLSRNTDIYYLDKKDGWGKVKDIREGSIGSIWKKGNKYYYFNNLGIFHFTDNTIYEISDKETLDYLLAKVDDETDDIKSEGLTAINTDYIRELIKNEKLIAVSGEKKMTITIKYKTDIVDIIFKYSIRIFIVVCFIFTIFKNFRKSRRISNESK
- a CDS encoding adenylate kinase, with translation MINLNLVLFGAPGAGKGTQAKFIVDKYGIPQISTGDILRVAVANKTKLGLEAKKFMDAGQLVPDEVVNGLVAERLAEKDCEKGFIMDGFPRTVVQAKALDEILTKLGKQIEKVIALNVPDKDIIERITGRRTSKVTGKIYHIKFNPPVDEKEEDLVQRADDTEEVVVKRLETYHNQTAPVLDYYKAQNKVTEIDGTKKLEDITQDIFKILG
- a CDS encoding DKNYY domain-containing protein, with the protein product MKINGEDLSILKEKNSRKTLLKIVITFLLIIIIFTLYEFFFIFKIKSNYDFNQEILNNGQKYEKSVYIKYKDKIYACVYGESYQLDDVDIESFKVLDSMDYSDSHVAVDKKSVYFGNISIPDLNSNTLNVIGNNYYSDGINSYFCSQFFKKNENLANKSKIRQYIEYYFFEGEKPQEYSYPFKKVETNKSLKAVKNLSYFATDGEKVYYQGEVLENADLNTLRAVDRYKEYFADKENVYYKSKLLALSSNEKLKVVRADQEGEDYLFDGLNGNVYLEEYAFDKKYLPYQVLGEKSNHIRDLLFINKDGIFFYNPETKEQERAGENIFIGEIEEINPNVISDDKNIYYLHSYNVYRKKRTKHGYIDILVSKNIGIFYLDKKKNWEKIKDIASGTTGQVWKKGSRYYYFDNLGVHQLIDDVIYEIKDNRTLEKLLDTKYISTDEIREFVRNKKMVVVKGEEVTTASIKYKESHKAEIFLIVFFATIIVITALILYLKCRNMKLEMKKSNL
- a CDS encoding GNAT family N-acetyltransferase, with translation MNAEIDISNVKLETERLILRAWEITDLDNFFEYASVSGVGEKAGWEHHKNKDESLEILKMFIDEKKVFTIVLKENQKVIGSIGIEECRQDLDTNLENLLGRELGYVLSKDYWNKGIMTEAVSKVIEYCFKILKLNYLIATCFNYNIASKRVLEKLNFKFYKDIIIKTKYNTVEKSTLMILKNN
- a CDS encoding SDR family oxidoreductase codes for the protein MKKILVMGGNQFIGKEIVKKFLEKEYQVYVLNRGTRKNIEKAIFLEADRNNFNEMENVLKNIDVDIIIDVSAYTEEQVDILHKVMKNGFKQYIFISSASVYNNIKSIPVNEESKTGENLLWGEYSKNKYLAEKKTIENSNLYNFKYTIFRPFYIYGIGNNLDRENYFFSRIKYNLPIYIPSKNNIIQFGYVEDLVSAIEGSIENSDFYNQIFNISGDEYLTMSEFTEICGKVMAKKAVIKYINTEEKKIKARDWFPFREINLFGDISKLENTGFRNTYSLIQGLEKTYKYNDENDLITEPILNKLEIEN
- a CDS encoding GNAT family N-acetyltransferase, whose protein sequence is MIEIRQLLNNKKDEALLFAKKVYIECKDESYSEQGIETFCNFVNNKEITKSFKVYGAFEDNVLKGIIATDSQKRHISLFFVDKSSQGKGIGKELINIVVNNNENSYITVNSSRYGVPIYEKLGFVKMVEEKEQDGLKFTPMKLILKFNNI
- the infA gene encoding translation initiation factor IF-1 — translated: MSKKDVIELEGTIVEALPNAMFKVELENGHTILGHISGKMRMNYIKILPGDGVTVQISPYDLSRGRIVYRKKN
- a CDS encoding DKNYY domain-containing protein; this encodes MRGNNQKNSNIMIKTCIFMSLIIFLLCSIVILCIAFSSDDIYEIENNGERYGKSEFYKYKDKIYVLVIGSGMLKIEGVDIPTFKVFDKDKEDERENVGFDKNRIYFGNIAVSDLDTDKLYYVGNNYYSDGTNSYFCSTSPKFNEELSAGSAIIQNISHFFFKIRKPQNYIYPYKKLETNKRLKKIEELRNFATNGEEVYYAGEKLANADINTIKKIEEGLFYFVDKENVYYKSKLLSFKNNGKLKVFHEKNGNVYYLYDEESGNVYADDCLFNIANAPYKVIGLDGTHNFSLLFISKDGVYFYEPFRKKQERIGDNIFKGEIKEIYPDIFSDDENVYYLDVYEDWAKKRVNNYFSLRKKLLNGQLISRNTRIRYLDKKTTWENDWKKVADIGSDTNGCIWKKGNKYYYFDNSGFSQSIHKPIYEITDKEVLDYLLNFSKLKDRDIINLPSKINDFIAEGKLIALNGEVKMTATIHFIEDPYAYDIPKIIFISIAFLIGSYGKYRKSKFSKK
- a CDS encoding DKNYY domain-containing protein; protein product: MRVNDFDENLKFKKKRTSNFSFIIKIVLIIFAIFAILSSVLFLSKMGSSDSYEMEEKGERYGNSEFIKYQGKISVPVPSGGRYFLNGVDINSFRVLNLGDRDTRIIGLDKNHVYFGNIAISDLDPNKLEVIGNGYYTDGTTTYFCSPLSERNENLSTPMEILQSLIYSFSRTKKPQTYIYPYKKVETNKNLRAVQNFSFFATDGEKVYYKGEILENADLNTLKSVDGYNEYFADKENIYYKSKLLPIKNSGKLKVVSTEQGDRFLYDEANGYVFIEDYSFDREKAPYKVIGNNGSHLYNLAFVNNEGIYYYDNQEKEQLKAGDNIFIGNVEEISPNIFTDDKNIYYFHAYNVWKRYKNAGDVLFSQNTEICYLDKKDGWEKVKDIRGGIIGAIWKKGNRYYYFDNLGMSQLINNTIYEIRDKETLEYLLLNADEIGSSHSIAKFIENGKLIAINGEKKVEIVVKYKSAVITMAKYSKIFLAIIVVASIIIKLLKRLRNENKW
- the map gene encoding type I methionyl aminopeptidase, coding for MRLIKTLDEIKGIKKANQIIAKIYADIIPPYLKAGITTREIDKIIDDYIRSCGARPACIGVEGFYSPFPAATCISVNEEVVHGIPGDRVIKDGDIVSLDIVTELDGYYGDSAKTFAIGEIDKESRKLLEVTEKSREIGIEAAVVGNRLGDLGHAIQAYVEKNGFSVVRDFAGHGVGLDLHEEPMIPNYGRRGRGLKIENGMVLAIEPMVNVGTYKVAIMPDGWTVVTRDGKRSAHFEHSIAIIDGKAVILSELD
- the rpmJ gene encoding 50S ribosomal protein L36; the protein is MKVRVSIKPICDKCKIIKRHGKIRVICENPKHKQVQG